Proteins encoded within one genomic window of Esox lucius isolate fEsoLuc1 chromosome 12, fEsoLuc1.pri, whole genome shotgun sequence:
- the rbbp8l gene encoding RBBP8 N-terminal-like protein isoform X3: MALEGFNELLHRLKEAHERELEVWQDKIQELTNKKGCDTQRMEELFNKNQQLREQQRLLTENIKQLENRLRAGLCDRCTVTQEVAKRRQQEYETSQILSIQHISTLGSEMNTMKKENQRLQEEIRHLRAALEGQSGHSSSKDATQGVKKSASLSPSAMPHITPAIRSTLNQPPEGTTAGLSIVKTEADFFRAEETLPEGRHVRDWNGRQIYKSHKPLSMSPPIPRSLRPEHSTARGNIRQKRAHSEGSHLPSTHPCLLDLKKNPIPSSFSSLSTSSSLPGDDKQSRHLVHAPVPYRPLPVKNARLSIPWPLPEHSNWVTLASSMSDGPVVHPNHNNRAHVSNLQTFHQQSSNATLNRKHSTGQNWPKPSHSPQASLTRSPSIKPLERPVAQDQSSMSKRSPQRDAVAHQDRVFGEGLKEIDAPLDLSDPGKSKSKSPQDSNPTMQDIDGETSNRDTRTDTSQYISQPACPRTASSSSSPPASRLSSSSTPPSNQHRQSPSNSNPKEEGTSKMEEDDGKADQGSEMEFGDRKVPVLTISLRPVVLLEALNTRLQKQLSSDGKSAQSIASRSSSDDQDVESHLSGSESSQSTKRKLTDIDPDTEDSHQKEGRMSLLNTLTLEKSQSDTDDRSNINSH, encoded by the exons ATGGCTCTGGAGGGTTTTAATGAGCTCCTCCACAGGCTGAAGGAGGCCCATGAGCGAGAACTTGAAG TATGGCAAGATAAAATTCAGGAGCTGACCAATAAAAAGGGTTG TGATACACAGCGAATGGAGGAGCTGTTCAACAAGAACCAACAGCTAAGAGAGCAGCAGAGGTTACTCACAGAAAACATCAAACAGCTGGAAAACAG GTTGCGGGCGGGGCTCTGTGACAGGTGTACGGTTACTCAGGAAGTGGCCAAACGCAGGCAGCAGGAGTATGAGACCTCTCAGATCCTGAGCATTCAGCACATCTCCACCCTTG GGAGTGAGATGAATACAATGAAAAAGGAGAACCAGAGACTACAAGAGGAAATTAGACATCTTAGAGCAGCACTAGA AGGTCAAAGTGGACATTCATCCTCCAAGGATGCAACCCAAGGGGTCAAAAAGTCTGCCAGCCTTTCGCCTTCTGCTATGCCACACATCACCCCAGCCATTCGGTCCACTCTCAACCAGCCACCAGAGGGCACCACTGCAGGGCTGTCCATAGTCAAGACTGAGGCAGACTTCTTTAGAGCTGAGG AGACACTACCTGAAGGAAGGCATGTGAGGGATTGGAATGGACGACAAATCTAT AAATCCCATAAGCCACTATCCATGTCCCCTCCCATCCCACGATCATTGAGGCCAGAGCACAGTACAGCCAGAGGCAACATTAGGCAGAAGAG AGCCCACAGTGAGGGATCCCACCTTCCATCCACTCACCCCTGTCTGCTTGACTTGAAGAAAAACCCTATTCCTTCTTCTTTCAGCTCTTTatctacctcctcctctctacctgGAGACGACAAGCAGAGCCGTCACCTGGTCCATGCTCCCGTCCCCTACCGGCCGCTTCCGGTCAAGAATGCCCGTCTTTCCATCCCCTGGCCCTTGCCCGAGCACTCCAACTGGGTCACCCTGGCCTCCTCCATGAGCGATGGCCCAGTGGTCCACCCCAACCATAACAACCGTGCACACGTCTCCAACCTCCAGACCTTCCACCAGCAGAGCAGCAACGCCACGCTGAACCGGAAACATAGTACCGGACAGAATTGGCCAAAGCCCAGCCACTCTCCCCAGGCAAGTCTGACCAGGAGTCCGTCCATTAAGCCTTTGGAGCGACCAGTAGCACAGGACCAGAGCAGCATGAGCAAGCGGTCTCCACAGAGAGATGCGGTGGCTCACCAAGACAGAGTGTTTGGGGAGGGTCTCAAAGAGATTGACGCTCCTCTGGACCTTTCTGATCCTGGGAAATCCAAAAGTAAATCACCACAGGACAGCAACCCCACAATGCAGGACATAGATGGAGAGACATCTAACAGAGACACCAGGACAGACACATCACAATACATATCCCAACCGGCCTGTCCTCGCActgcctcctcttcttcctctccaccTGCTTCTCGGTTATCCTCCTCTTCCACACCTCCTTCAAATCAACACAGGCAAAGCCCCAGCAATTCTAATCCGAAG GAGGAAGGAACATCAAAAATGGAGGAAGATGATGGGAAAGCAGATCAAGGAAGCGAAATGGAATTTGGGGACAGAAAGGTCCCTGTTCTGACTATCTCACTGCGTCCAG TGGTGCTCCTCGAGGCTCTGAATACCAGATTACAGAAGCAGCTTTCCTCCGATGGCAAG TCAGCCCAGAGCATTGCTTCAAGGAGCAGTTCAGATGACCAGGATGTGGAGAGTCATCTGTCTGGGTCAGAAAGCAGCCAAAGCACCAAGAGGAAGCTAACTGATATAGACCCAGACACAGAAG ATTCTCATCAGAAGGAGGGAAGAATGAGTCTTCTTAATACTTTGACTTTGGAGAAGAGCCAAAGTGACACAGATGACAGATCAAATATAAATTCACACTGA
- the rbbp8l gene encoding RBBP8 N-terminal-like protein isoform X2, translating into MALEGFNELLHRLKEAHERELEVWQDKIQELTNKKGCSDTQRMEELFNKNQQLREQQRLLTENIKQLENRLRAGLCDRCTVTQEVAKRRQQEYETSQILSIQHISTLGSEMNTMKKENQRLQEEIRHLRAALEGQSGHSSSKDATQGVKKSASLSPSAMPHITPAIRSTLNQPPEGTTAGLSIVKTEADFFRAEETLPEGRHVRDWNGRQIYKSHKPLSMSPPIPRSLRPEHSTARGNIRQKRAHSEGSHLPSTHPCLLDLKKNPIPSSFSSLSTSSSLPGDDKQSRHLVHAPVPYRPLPVKNARLSIPWPLPEHSNWVTLASSMSDGPVVHPNHNNRAHVSNLQTFHQQSSNATLNRKHSTGQNWPKPSHSPQASLTRSPSIKPLERPVAQDQSSMSKRSPQRDAVAHQDRVFGEGLKEIDAPLDLSDPGKSKSKSPQDSNPTMQDIDGETSNRDTRTDTSQYISQPACPRTASSSSSPPASRLSSSSTPPSNQHRQSPSNSNPKEEGTSKMEEDDGKADQGSEMEFGDRKVPVLTISLRPVVLLEALNTRLQKQLSSDGKSAQSIASRSSSDDQDVESHLSGSESSQSTKRKLTDIDPDTEDSHQKEGRMSLLNTLTLEKSQSDTDDRSNINSH; encoded by the exons ATGGCTCTGGAGGGTTTTAATGAGCTCCTCCACAGGCTGAAGGAGGCCCATGAGCGAGAACTTGAAG TATGGCAAGATAAAATTCAGGAGCTGACCAATAAAAAGGGTTG TAGTGATACACAGCGAATGGAGGAGCTGTTCAACAAGAACCAACAGCTAAGAGAGCAGCAGAGGTTACTCACAGAAAACATCAAACAGCTGGAAAACAG GTTGCGGGCGGGGCTCTGTGACAGGTGTACGGTTACTCAGGAAGTGGCCAAACGCAGGCAGCAGGAGTATGAGACCTCTCAGATCCTGAGCATTCAGCACATCTCCACCCTTG GGAGTGAGATGAATACAATGAAAAAGGAGAACCAGAGACTACAAGAGGAAATTAGACATCTTAGAGCAGCACTAGA AGGTCAAAGTGGACATTCATCCTCCAAGGATGCAACCCAAGGGGTCAAAAAGTCTGCCAGCCTTTCGCCTTCTGCTATGCCACACATCACCCCAGCCATTCGGTCCACTCTCAACCAGCCACCAGAGGGCACCACTGCAGGGCTGTCCATAGTCAAGACTGAGGCAGACTTCTTTAGAGCTGAGG AGACACTACCTGAAGGAAGGCATGTGAGGGATTGGAATGGACGACAAATCTAT AAATCCCATAAGCCACTATCCATGTCCCCTCCCATCCCACGATCATTGAGGCCAGAGCACAGTACAGCCAGAGGCAACATTAGGCAGAAGAG AGCCCACAGTGAGGGATCCCACCTTCCATCCACTCACCCCTGTCTGCTTGACTTGAAGAAAAACCCTATTCCTTCTTCTTTCAGCTCTTTatctacctcctcctctctacctgGAGACGACAAGCAGAGCCGTCACCTGGTCCATGCTCCCGTCCCCTACCGGCCGCTTCCGGTCAAGAATGCCCGTCTTTCCATCCCCTGGCCCTTGCCCGAGCACTCCAACTGGGTCACCCTGGCCTCCTCCATGAGCGATGGCCCAGTGGTCCACCCCAACCATAACAACCGTGCACACGTCTCCAACCTCCAGACCTTCCACCAGCAGAGCAGCAACGCCACGCTGAACCGGAAACATAGTACCGGACAGAATTGGCCAAAGCCCAGCCACTCTCCCCAGGCAAGTCTGACCAGGAGTCCGTCCATTAAGCCTTTGGAGCGACCAGTAGCACAGGACCAGAGCAGCATGAGCAAGCGGTCTCCACAGAGAGATGCGGTGGCTCACCAAGACAGAGTGTTTGGGGAGGGTCTCAAAGAGATTGACGCTCCTCTGGACCTTTCTGATCCTGGGAAATCCAAAAGTAAATCACCACAGGACAGCAACCCCACAATGCAGGACATAGATGGAGAGACATCTAACAGAGACACCAGGACAGACACATCACAATACATATCCCAACCGGCCTGTCCTCGCActgcctcctcttcttcctctccaccTGCTTCTCGGTTATCCTCCTCTTCCACACCTCCTTCAAATCAACACAGGCAAAGCCCCAGCAATTCTAATCCGAAG GAGGAAGGAACATCAAAAATGGAGGAAGATGATGGGAAAGCAGATCAAGGAAGCGAAATGGAATTTGGGGACAGAAAGGTCCCTGTTCTGACTATCTCACTGCGTCCAG TGGTGCTCCTCGAGGCTCTGAATACCAGATTACAGAAGCAGCTTTCCTCCGATGGCAAG TCAGCCCAGAGCATTGCTTCAAGGAGCAGTTCAGATGACCAGGATGTGGAGAGTCATCTGTCTGGGTCAGAAAGCAGCCAAAGCACCAAGAGGAAGCTAACTGATATAGACCCAGACACAGAAG ATTCTCATCAGAAGGAGGGAAGAATGAGTCTTCTTAATACTTTGACTTTGGAGAAGAGCCAAAGTGACACAGATGACAGATCAAATATAAATTCACACTGA
- the rbbp8l gene encoding RBBP8 N-terminal-like protein isoform X4 has product MALEGFNELLHRLKEAHERELEVWQDKIQELTNKKGCPTREPGCPPRRWELVVLLTMRSDTQRMEELFNKNQQLREQQRLLTENIKQLENRLRAGLCDRCTVTQEVAKRRQQEYETSQILSIQHISTLGSEMNTMKKENQRLQEEIRHLRAALEGQSGHSSSKDATQGVKKSASLSPSAMPHITPAIRSTLNQPPEGTTAGLSIVKTEADFFRAEETLPEGRHVRDWNGRQIYKSHKPLSMSPPIPRSLRPEHSTARGNIRQKSSLSTSSSLPGDDKQSRHLVHAPVPYRPLPVKNARLSIPWPLPEHSNWVTLASSMSDGPVVHPNHNNRAHVSNLQTFHQQSSNATLNRKHSTGQNWPKPSHSPQASLTRSPSIKPLERPVAQDQSSMSKRSPQRDAVAHQDRVFGEGLKEIDAPLDLSDPGKSKSKSPQDSNPTMQDIDGETSNRDTRTDTSQYISQPACPRTASSSSSPPASRLSSSSTPPSNQHRQSPSNSNPKEEGTSKMEEDDGKADQGSEMEFGDRKVPVLTISLRPVVLLEALNTRLQKQLSSDGKSAQSIASRSSSDDQDVESHLSGSESSQSTKRKLTDIDPDTEDSHQKEGRMSLLNTLTLEKSQSDTDDRSNINSH; this is encoded by the exons ATGGCTCTGGAGGGTTTTAATGAGCTCCTCCACAGGCTGAAGGAGGCCCATGAGCGAGAACTTGAAG TATGGCAAGATAAAATTCAGGAGCTGACCAATAAAAAGGGTTG TCCAACAAGAGAGCCAGGATGTCCACCCAGAAGATGGGAACTTGTAGTGTTACTTACCATGAGGAG TGATACACAGCGAATGGAGGAGCTGTTCAACAAGAACCAACAGCTAAGAGAGCAGCAGAGGTTACTCACAGAAAACATCAAACAGCTGGAAAACAG GTTGCGGGCGGGGCTCTGTGACAGGTGTACGGTTACTCAGGAAGTGGCCAAACGCAGGCAGCAGGAGTATGAGACCTCTCAGATCCTGAGCATTCAGCACATCTCCACCCTTG GGAGTGAGATGAATACAATGAAAAAGGAGAACCAGAGACTACAAGAGGAAATTAGACATCTTAGAGCAGCACTAGA AGGTCAAAGTGGACATTCATCCTCCAAGGATGCAACCCAAGGGGTCAAAAAGTCTGCCAGCCTTTCGCCTTCTGCTATGCCACACATCACCCCAGCCATTCGGTCCACTCTCAACCAGCCACCAGAGGGCACCACTGCAGGGCTGTCCATAGTCAAGACTGAGGCAGACTTCTTTAGAGCTGAGG AGACACTACCTGAAGGAAGGCATGTGAGGGATTGGAATGGACGACAAATCTAT AAATCCCATAAGCCACTATCCATGTCCCCTCCCATCCCACGATCATTGAGGCCAGAGCACAGTACAGCCAGAGGCAACATTAGGCAGAAGAG CTCTTTatctacctcctcctctctacctgGAGACGACAAGCAGAGCCGTCACCTGGTCCATGCTCCCGTCCCCTACCGGCCGCTTCCGGTCAAGAATGCCCGTCTTTCCATCCCCTGGCCCTTGCCCGAGCACTCCAACTGGGTCACCCTGGCCTCCTCCATGAGCGATGGCCCAGTGGTCCACCCCAACCATAACAACCGTGCACACGTCTCCAACCTCCAGACCTTCCACCAGCAGAGCAGCAACGCCACGCTGAACCGGAAACATAGTACCGGACAGAATTGGCCAAAGCCCAGCCACTCTCCCCAGGCAAGTCTGACCAGGAGTCCGTCCATTAAGCCTTTGGAGCGACCAGTAGCACAGGACCAGAGCAGCATGAGCAAGCGGTCTCCACAGAGAGATGCGGTGGCTCACCAAGACAGAGTGTTTGGGGAGGGTCTCAAAGAGATTGACGCTCCTCTGGACCTTTCTGATCCTGGGAAATCCAAAAGTAAATCACCACAGGACAGCAACCCCACAATGCAGGACATAGATGGAGAGACATCTAACAGAGACACCAGGACAGACACATCACAATACATATCCCAACCGGCCTGTCCTCGCActgcctcctcttcttcctctccaccTGCTTCTCGGTTATCCTCCTCTTCCACACCTCCTTCAAATCAACACAGGCAAAGCCCCAGCAATTCTAATCCGAAG GAGGAAGGAACATCAAAAATGGAGGAAGATGATGGGAAAGCAGATCAAGGAAGCGAAATGGAATTTGGGGACAGAAAGGTCCCTGTTCTGACTATCTCACTGCGTCCAG TGGTGCTCCTCGAGGCTCTGAATACCAGATTACAGAAGCAGCTTTCCTCCGATGGCAAG TCAGCCCAGAGCATTGCTTCAAGGAGCAGTTCAGATGACCAGGATGTGGAGAGTCATCTGTCTGGGTCAGAAAGCAGCCAAAGCACCAAGAGGAAGCTAACTGATATAGACCCAGACACAGAAG ATTCTCATCAGAAGGAGGGAAGAATGAGTCTTCTTAATACTTTGACTTTGGAGAAGAGCCAAAGTGACACAGATGACAGATCAAATATAAATTCACACTGA
- the rbbp8l gene encoding RBBP8 N-terminal-like protein isoform X1 encodes MALEGFNELLHRLKEAHERELEVWQDKIQELTNKKGCPTREPGCPPRRWELVVLLTMRSDTQRMEELFNKNQQLREQQRLLTENIKQLENRLRAGLCDRCTVTQEVAKRRQQEYETSQILSIQHISTLGSEMNTMKKENQRLQEEIRHLRAALEGQSGHSSSKDATQGVKKSASLSPSAMPHITPAIRSTLNQPPEGTTAGLSIVKTEADFFRAEETLPEGRHVRDWNGRQIYKSHKPLSMSPPIPRSLRPEHSTARGNIRQKRAHSEGSHLPSTHPCLLDLKKNPIPSSFSSLSTSSSLPGDDKQSRHLVHAPVPYRPLPVKNARLSIPWPLPEHSNWVTLASSMSDGPVVHPNHNNRAHVSNLQTFHQQSSNATLNRKHSTGQNWPKPSHSPQASLTRSPSIKPLERPVAQDQSSMSKRSPQRDAVAHQDRVFGEGLKEIDAPLDLSDPGKSKSKSPQDSNPTMQDIDGETSNRDTRTDTSQYISQPACPRTASSSSSPPASRLSSSSTPPSNQHRQSPSNSNPKEEGTSKMEEDDGKADQGSEMEFGDRKVPVLTISLRPVVLLEALNTRLQKQLSSDGKSAQSIASRSSSDDQDVESHLSGSESSQSTKRKLTDIDPDTEDSHQKEGRMSLLNTLTLEKSQSDTDDRSNINSH; translated from the exons ATGGCTCTGGAGGGTTTTAATGAGCTCCTCCACAGGCTGAAGGAGGCCCATGAGCGAGAACTTGAAG TATGGCAAGATAAAATTCAGGAGCTGACCAATAAAAAGGGTTG TCCAACAAGAGAGCCAGGATGTCCACCCAGAAGATGGGAACTTGTAGTGTTACTTACCATGAGGAG TGATACACAGCGAATGGAGGAGCTGTTCAACAAGAACCAACAGCTAAGAGAGCAGCAGAGGTTACTCACAGAAAACATCAAACAGCTGGAAAACAG GTTGCGGGCGGGGCTCTGTGACAGGTGTACGGTTACTCAGGAAGTGGCCAAACGCAGGCAGCAGGAGTATGAGACCTCTCAGATCCTGAGCATTCAGCACATCTCCACCCTTG GGAGTGAGATGAATACAATGAAAAAGGAGAACCAGAGACTACAAGAGGAAATTAGACATCTTAGAGCAGCACTAGA AGGTCAAAGTGGACATTCATCCTCCAAGGATGCAACCCAAGGGGTCAAAAAGTCTGCCAGCCTTTCGCCTTCTGCTATGCCACACATCACCCCAGCCATTCGGTCCACTCTCAACCAGCCACCAGAGGGCACCACTGCAGGGCTGTCCATAGTCAAGACTGAGGCAGACTTCTTTAGAGCTGAGG AGACACTACCTGAAGGAAGGCATGTGAGGGATTGGAATGGACGACAAATCTAT AAATCCCATAAGCCACTATCCATGTCCCCTCCCATCCCACGATCATTGAGGCCAGAGCACAGTACAGCCAGAGGCAACATTAGGCAGAAGAG AGCCCACAGTGAGGGATCCCACCTTCCATCCACTCACCCCTGTCTGCTTGACTTGAAGAAAAACCCTATTCCTTCTTCTTTCAGCTCTTTatctacctcctcctctctacctgGAGACGACAAGCAGAGCCGTCACCTGGTCCATGCTCCCGTCCCCTACCGGCCGCTTCCGGTCAAGAATGCCCGTCTTTCCATCCCCTGGCCCTTGCCCGAGCACTCCAACTGGGTCACCCTGGCCTCCTCCATGAGCGATGGCCCAGTGGTCCACCCCAACCATAACAACCGTGCACACGTCTCCAACCTCCAGACCTTCCACCAGCAGAGCAGCAACGCCACGCTGAACCGGAAACATAGTACCGGACAGAATTGGCCAAAGCCCAGCCACTCTCCCCAGGCAAGTCTGACCAGGAGTCCGTCCATTAAGCCTTTGGAGCGACCAGTAGCACAGGACCAGAGCAGCATGAGCAAGCGGTCTCCACAGAGAGATGCGGTGGCTCACCAAGACAGAGTGTTTGGGGAGGGTCTCAAAGAGATTGACGCTCCTCTGGACCTTTCTGATCCTGGGAAATCCAAAAGTAAATCACCACAGGACAGCAACCCCACAATGCAGGACATAGATGGAGAGACATCTAACAGAGACACCAGGACAGACACATCACAATACATATCCCAACCGGCCTGTCCTCGCActgcctcctcttcttcctctccaccTGCTTCTCGGTTATCCTCCTCTTCCACACCTCCTTCAAATCAACACAGGCAAAGCCCCAGCAATTCTAATCCGAAG GAGGAAGGAACATCAAAAATGGAGGAAGATGATGGGAAAGCAGATCAAGGAAGCGAAATGGAATTTGGGGACAGAAAGGTCCCTGTTCTGACTATCTCACTGCGTCCAG TGGTGCTCCTCGAGGCTCTGAATACCAGATTACAGAAGCAGCTTTCCTCCGATGGCAAG TCAGCCCAGAGCATTGCTTCAAGGAGCAGTTCAGATGACCAGGATGTGGAGAGTCATCTGTCTGGGTCAGAAAGCAGCCAAAGCACCAAGAGGAAGCTAACTGATATAGACCCAGACACAGAAG ATTCTCATCAGAAGGAGGGAAGAATGAGTCTTCTTAATACTTTGACTTTGGAGAAGAGCCAAAGTGACACAGATGACAGATCAAATATAAATTCACACTGA